A stretch of Aeromicrobium tamlense DNA encodes these proteins:
- a CDS encoding LppX_LprAFG lipoprotein has translation MFPRLLTATILSSALLLTACTGDDSDSGDPAERLDAASQALAEAESFDISLSTKELPSGQRGLLSADGVGDQSPAFQGDVKVVAGGATLAAEVISVDGKTYAKTGFSPVWAPLDPASLGAPDPADLVGTDADSGLAGLLKATEDVEAGDQSRDGDLVLTEITGDLPGERIAQLIPTADKTEDFDVTYRLTDDDELHDAKITGPFYGGEDVTYTLRLEPRDEPAGIEAP, from the coding sequence GTGTTTCCTCGACTGCTGACCGCGACGATCCTGAGCAGCGCCCTGCTGCTGACCGCCTGCACCGGCGACGACTCCGACTCCGGCGACCCCGCCGAGCGCCTCGACGCCGCCTCACAGGCGCTGGCGGAGGCCGAGTCGTTCGACATCTCCCTCAGCACGAAGGAGCTGCCCAGCGGGCAGCGCGGGCTGCTCTCGGCGGACGGCGTCGGCGACCAGTCCCCCGCCTTCCAGGGCGACGTGAAGGTGGTCGCCGGTGGCGCCACCCTCGCGGCCGAGGTGATCTCGGTCGACGGCAAGACCTACGCCAAGACCGGCTTCTCGCCCGTCTGGGCGCCCCTCGACCCCGCCTCGCTCGGCGCACCCGACCCGGCCGACCTGGTGGGCACCGACGCCGACTCCGGACTCGCCGGCCTGCTGAAGGCCACCGAGGACGTCGAGGCCGGCGACCAGTCCCGCGACGGCGACCTCGTCCTCACCGAGATCACCGGCGACCTGCCCGGCGAGCGCATCGCGCAGCTGATCCCCACGGCCGACAAGACCGAGGACTTCGACGTCACGTACCGGCTCACCGACGACGACGAGCTGCACGACGCCAAGATCACCGGCCCGTTCTACGGCGGCGAGGACGTGACCTACACGCTGCGGCTGGAACCGCGCGACGAGCCCGCCGGCATCGAGGCTCCCTGA